In one window of Falsibacillus pallidus DNA:
- a CDS encoding TIGR01777 family oxidoreductase — protein sequence MKAAITGGTGFIGKVLTHDLMKANHEVIILTRNPDKYTSTDRVRYVKWMSDGANPVPDLEGIDAFINLAGESINSGRWTEERKKRIFDSRMKATDEVLRIIRSLNKKPGVLINASAIGIYPPDLNRTYTEESTDKGDDFLAETVKKWEQKASGAEMDGVRTVFTRFGIILGKDSGALPKIAMPYKMFAGGKVGSGEQWMSWIHIQDVVSAVQFCMEHDQMSGPVNLTAPHPLRMNEFGKILGDVLNRPHWLPAPAFALKLALGEMSILVLEGQKVMPEKLQNNGYSFHFATLERALADIYKR from the coding sequence ATGAAAGCAGCAATAACCGGAGGAACAGGTTTCATTGGAAAAGTCCTGACACATGACTTGATGAAAGCGAATCATGAAGTGATCATTTTAACCCGCAATCCTGATAAATACACTTCCACCGATCGAGTCCGCTACGTGAAATGGATGTCTGACGGCGCCAATCCCGTGCCGGATTTAGAAGGCATTGATGCATTCATTAACTTAGCCGGTGAATCCATCAACAGCGGACGCTGGACAGAGGAACGGAAGAAGCGGATTTTTGATAGCCGGATGAAAGCAACAGATGAAGTATTGCGGATCATCCGTTCATTGAATAAAAAGCCTGGGGTCTTGATCAACGCCAGCGCAATCGGCATCTATCCGCCCGATTTGAACAGGACCTATACAGAAGAGTCCACTGATAAAGGGGATGACTTCCTCGCTGAAACCGTAAAGAAGTGGGAGCAAAAAGCGAGCGGTGCCGAGATGGATGGTGTACGGACGGTGTTTACCCGCTTTGGCATCATCCTCGGAAAAGACAGCGGAGCACTGCCGAAAATCGCCATGCCTTACAAGATGTTTGCCGGTGGAAAGGTCGGATCCGGCGAACAGTGGATGTCGTGGATCCACATCCAGGACGTAGTATCAGCCGTCCAGTTCTGCATGGAACACGATCAAATGAGTGGCCCCGTCAATCTTACAGCTCCCCACCCTCTCCGGATGAATGAATTCGGGAAAATACTCGGCGACGTCCTGAACAGGCCCCACTGGCTTCCGGCCCCTGCTTTTGCCCTGAAGTTAGCCCTGGGTGAAATGAGCATCCTCGTTTTGGAAGGCCAAAAAGTCATGCCCGAAAAACTGCAGAACAATGGATATTCCTTTCATTTTGCGACTCTCGAGCGCGCCTTGGCGGATATTTATAAGAGGTAA
- a CDS encoding YfhD family protein has protein sequence MGRANNQKTRDKNKNKLPQVPKNLKSNAQDVEYSRELADQADFEAQARSNAANQRVKQKKNKR, from the coding sequence ATGGGTCGTGCTAACAATCAGAAAACGCGTGATAAGAACAAGAACAAACTTCCACAGGTTCCTAAGAACTTAAAAAGCAATGCTCAGGATGTTGAGTATTCCCGCGAATTAGCTGACCAAGCCGACTTTGAGGCACAGGCTCGCTCCAACGCTGCCAACCAGCGTGTGAAGCAGAAAAAGAACAAACGATAA
- a CDS encoding YfhE family protein: MEKRKGEKERSTLTSAQEITYTRSFKAADRVAGYNTKRNK, from the coding sequence TTGGAAAAGCGAAAAGGTGAAAAAGAACGCAGCACATTGACGAGCGCACAGGAGATTACGTATACCCGGTCTTTCAAAGCCGCGGATCGCGTCGCTGGATACAATACCAAAAGAAACAAATAA